Part of the Triticum dicoccoides isolate Atlit2015 ecotype Zavitan unplaced genomic scaffold, WEW_v2.0 scaffold193057, whole genome shotgun sequence genome, AGTGTGGTATATAGTGTAATGTCATGCAGCTTCATGCAATGACAACTAGGCCCATCACTGACAAAACATAGTGTTAAATGAAAAAAAAAAGGTATTGGTATCATAGCATGATACCATATCATAGTAAATGAGATGCTATTATGAGTCATACAAAATAATTACTTAGGTCGTTTTAATTTtcagactatgatattatgcactaTGGATTAACTATGTTACTAAATGCGAGAGGCTGACTTTAGGAATATGCAAACACTAATTACTAGATATAAAGATAACATATCTTTTAGCTTCTCTAAATGACGTGGAATGCATGAGAAAATAGTTTCTTATCAACCATTGTGCATTCCCTTCGACATATGGCTTCATCAATATATCTTGAAAACATATAGCTAAAGGATACATAAATGTGTCTTTCTTAATATATCTTAAAGGGGCTCGACTACAACCGTCGGTAGGGCCTTTTTTACGTTGTACCTGGTATATCTAATGGATTTCATCTGTATATCTTGAAGCTACATGACTCCACTCATTGATCAGCGTTGTATCAGTGTGTGTGTGCATCTATGTTGTACTCTGTGTTTTAAAAAAAAGAGGTAATAACACCGGTGGTGTTTAAACTTGCCACGGATGTTCACTTTAGTGCTTgaatttgaaaaataattcaaaCTAGTTCTAAAACTTGACGCATACGTGCAAATACGGTGCTAAGCTTATTTGTAGATGTAAAATGTGCTGACGTGGCACCGTATTTGGCTGACGTGGCACTTGTAGCGACCAAACATGATTTTAGTAAAATACTTATGTCTCTATGACTAGTGGGGCCCGTTTTGTCAGTACACAAGAAAACTGAAACGAAAAACGTTACCCAATAGGGTTCGGACCAGAGAACTGGACAATGTGGTCGAGCTTACCCTAGCCACTCCATCGGAATTTTTTTTAGGCAAGCCACTCCATCGGATAGCGTCACGTTTTGAGGGAAATAACCTTTATTCATTCAAAGACCACATTCAGTGGGATACAAGTTACGTCATGAGGCTGGCCAAGCCAAACATGACGACCAAAAGCTAACCTTAAAGCAAATCTAACTAACTTATGAGCTTCTAAATTAACACGACGACCCtcaaaagagaaattacattggaaCGGTAATGATCTGGACTTAATTTCAGAGATGATCGAACCATAGGAGCCCTTGTGTCCTCTTGTTATGTAACCTGCTTGCAATCTGAAGCAACCACCATTTGCTGAATATGAAGATCTTCCGCTAGGGCAATAGTCTCCCGGCATGCAATAGCCTCTAGTGTCGCTGGGTCCCAAATCCCGTCAATGACCAAAGCTGAGCTCCCCAAGAAAACACCATTGTTGTCCCTGCAAATAGCTACCGCCATTCCCCCTCTATGTGTTCGTACAGCTGCATCGACATGGATCTTggcataatttgctggaggtgccttCGGTCACGTGCAAACACTGGCCCCTCATTTATAATGTAGGCGTGATACTTAAATAGGCTGTAGTCAGTGCGGCCCATTTATCACAGTttattttttttacaaaaatctGCAATTATAATTACACTGATACACATGCTACCACTCTGCATTTTGCACACGTTAACATCTGTAGATTATAATAATATAATAAAGTTAGATTCAAATATTTAGATGGTATTAATAGTTACCTCGTGGTATACAAATATTCGTGTGCGTGTATTATTTTAAAATTTTATAAACCAGCCCCCCATGCCATGCCGTGTGTTATAAATATTTGTGGTACATAATTAATAACCTCATGGTACACAAATATTCAGGTGCACACAAAATAAATATATAGATGTGTGCAATAAAATAACTTACTAAAAATGTTCATGTAATTTAAAGAAAATTTAACCTATTATTTAGAAAATACTATTTTAGATATAATGGATACAAATTTTTTGTACATGCATGGCTTATATTTAATTTATAGAATTTATGGATAACAACATTTACAAAATAATTACGAATATTCACTGGTGTATTAATTTCTCTCATGACTTATATTCTTAGTTTTTGCTTAATGTAAATATAATCCGTGAGTTAATTTTCATATGTACATTTTAATTTTataatttttttttgcggggggttttaatttttttatttttataattTAATACTACATGCACAGTCTATCGCCATTTTGCACGTTCTGCGCCCATACGCTTGTGTTCGCAGATTCGCCCATTCGCTTGTGTTCGCAGATTCGAAGCCTGTCTGTCACCATTTTTCATTTCTGTTTTCTTGTGTACTGACAGAAAGGgcccatttgtcaaagaagcatagTATTCAACTAAAATCCACGTCAGCCACATACGGCGCCATCAGCATACTTTATGTCTACGAATGAGATTAGTACCGTATTTGTATGTTCATGCCAAGTTTTAGCATCAGCTTAATGTATTTTTGAAGTTTAGACACTAAAGTAAACATCAGTGACAAGTTCAAGCACCATTGGTATTATTACCTAAAAGAAATAAGATGATGAACACATAGGTACGACTTTGTCAATATATCTTGAAGCTATGCGGTTCCATTCTTTAGTACGCGTTGTGTGGGTGTGTTCATGGGCACCGGACAGTGCTTGCAATTGCAACACGGAGCACGTGGTAGCCGCTGCATCACACAAACGCTGCACTGCAACAGTGAAATCCTGTCAGTAAATAAGCCTGGACATGCTTACTTTATTGATAGATATGTAGATATAGATTGAATGACCGGATTTTATTGTATTTATTTAATGGGACTACCTAAAGGGCACTAAACAGTGGTTGCAGCACGGCGTGGTAGCTGGAATTTCCTGGTAGCTGCTAAAGAGTGAGGTCTTGTCAATAAAACGTCCACCGAAAGCTGCTAAAGAGTCACAAGCAAACCACATCGATCGATCCAGCGCTAGACAGAGGGAGAGGATGGCAGTCGACAGCATGCACGTCGTGATGTTCCCCTTCCTCGCCTTCGGCCACATCAGCCCGTTCGTGCAGCTGGCGCGCAAGCTCGTCGCCGCCGGCGGGGTGCGTGTCACGCTGCTGTCGGCCGCGGCCAACGTGCCCCGCGTCGAGGCCATGCTGGGGCCGGCGGCcggcgcggtggcggtggccccGCTGCGCCTCCAGCGCGTGCCGGGGCTCCCCGAGGGCGCCGAGAGCACGGCCGAGGTCTCGGCGGACGGCGCCGAGCTGCTCAAGGTCGCCGTCGACGGCACCAGGCCGCAGGTGGCGGCCCTGCTCGCGGAGCTCCGTCCTGACGCCCTGCTGTTCGACTTCGCCACCCCGTGGGTCACCGAGCTCGCGGCGCCGCTCCGCATCAAGGCGCTCCAGTTCTCGGTCTTCTCCGCCGTGTCCGGCGCCTACCTGATGAACCCCGCCCGCCGCCTCGGCGCCGGCGGCCAGCTGCCAACCGCGGACGACCTCACGTCGCCGCCCGCAGGCTTCCCACCGTCGTCGAGCATCACCACCGTGCCGGCCTACCAGGCCGCCGACTTCAGCTACGTGTTCACCAGCTTCCACGGCGAGCCGTGCGTGTACGACCGCGTCCTCGCCGGCGTCCAGGCCAGTGACGCCCTCGTCATCAAGACGTGCTTCGAGATGGAAGGCCCCTACATCAACTACCTCACCGCCCAGCACGGCAAGCCGGTGCTCGTCACGGGCCCGGTCGTGCCGGAGCCGCCGCAGGGCGAGCTGGAGGAGCGGTGGGCCAAGTGGCTCTCCTCCTTCCCGGACAACGCCGTCGTGTTCGCCTCCTTCGGGAGCGAGACGTTCctcccggccgccgccgcggcggaGCTCCTCCTCGGCCTGGAATCCACCAACCGGCCGTTCTTCGTCGTGCTCAACTTCCCCAAGGGCACGGACACCGAGGCGGAGCTGGCCAAGTGCACGCCGCCGGGGTTCGCCGAGAGGACCAAGGGCAGGGGCGTGGTGCACACGGGGTGGGTGCAGCAGCAGCACATCCTGCGGCACCGCGGCGTGGGGTGCTTCGTGAACCACGCCGGGCTGAGCTCCGTGGTGGAGGGGCTcgtggccggctgccggctggtgcTGCTGCCGATGAAGGGCGACCAGTACCTCAACGCGGCGCTGTTCGCGCGTGACCTCCGCGTCGGggcggaggtggcgcggcgcgacaGCGACGGGTGGTTCGGGCGCGGGGACGTGAGCGACGCCGTGGACACGGCGATGGCGGACGGGTGGGAGGGCCAAGGGATTAAATGGAGGGACTTCTTGATGGACGACGCCGTGCAGAAGAGGTTGGCGGACGATTTCGTCAGGGATTTTAAGAAGTTCGTGAGGGCCTGAAAAGATGTACTATGCTTTTGCTTGCTACTTGGTTTCGTGTCCATGTCCATGGAGGCAAATAAatgttatttttaaataaaaatttattttaCTATTCATCGGCTTGCTGCCCCATTCTTTAATTCTCCCAAGAATTTTACTTTCCCAAGAATGGACTTCTACTTTGCTGCCCCATTCTTTAGTTTTTTTATAAAAAGGAGGAAGATCCCGTCTCTATGTCTGGGCGATGCATACAACCACTTTATTAATCATTCACAAAAAACTGTATAAAGAAATACGACAGTAAgtctaaagccaccgtctaggcaacatctatCAAATAAATGTGATTTTCAAATAAAAATGATCTTGCTATGGATACATTCCTTAATTCTCCGAAGACTTTTTTTCTTTCAAAAGAATTGATTTATGCTTTTACTCTATGTTCTTTTTTTCCGTATATCAAAGCTATGGCATCATCTTCCTAAAGTCCATTTATCTTTGCCGAGTTTCAAATATTGGCTGTATGGTATATTTCACACGAGTTTTGTGTGGTATATATCGCACAACCATCAAATATTCTTTAGTCATAATTTGATTTTCAATGGAATGAGTGATGAGACTTAAACCTACATCTTAAAATTTCATAACTATGTGACTCCAAAT contains:
- the LOC119344919 gene encoding anthocyanidin-3-O-glucoside rhamnosyltransferase-like, with amino-acid sequence MAVDSMHVVMFPFLAFGHISPFVQLARKLVAAGGVRVTLLSAAANVPRVEAMLGPAAGAVAVAPLRLQRVPGLPEGAESTAEVSADGAELLKVAVDGTRPQVAALLAELRPDALLFDFATPWVTELAAPLRIKALQFSVFSAVSGAYLMNPARRLGAGGQLPTADDLTSPPAGFPPSSSITTVPAYQAADFSYVFTSFHGEPCVYDRVLAGVQASDALVIKTCFEMEGPYINYLTAQHGKPVLVTGPVVPEPPQGELEERWAKWLSSFPDNAVVFASFGSETFLPAAAAAELLLGLESTNRPFFVVLNFPKGTDTEAELAKCTPPGFAERTKGRGVVHTGWVQQQHILRHRGVGCFVNHAGLSSVVEGLVAGCRLVLLPMKGDQYLNAALFARDLRVGAEVARRDSDGWFGRGDVSDAVDTAMADGWEGQGIKWRDFLMDDAVQKRLADDFVRDFKKFVRA